In Leptospira montravelensis, the genomic window GAACACCGCAAACCAATGCGATTGTATTGATTCCAATAAAGGGAATCCCAAATTGGTTTGCCGCAGTGGCAATGAATTTGATTTCTGCACCTCCCATGACTCCTAAAAAAACATAAAGGAGTAAACTAGAAATTGCGATGTATCCAACTGTCATTGTTAGTCGGTAAGACAAAAGAAATCCAGAATAAATAACGACGAATAGAAGGACCAACATGACAAAAGGTAATGTTGCAATTGATACCTTTTCTGCAGGTGATTTGGACATAATAACCACAATTGCAAAAACACTCGAATAGATGATGATATCGAGTAAAATGGAAACGTAGGCAAATTTTAAATAGAATTTTTTCTGTTTGTAGAGCCAAAAGGTATAAACACCATACGATAATACCACAAATTCTAAAAATGAAAGAATAAGACTCATGGTCTTTTCCGTTGTGGGAATTGCCACCATAAAGAAAATATTGATGGATAACATCACAATCGCAAAAGAAATACGAATTGTGTTCGCAATCATACTCCCCTTTTCTAAATAGTTACCGGTTACAGCTGACATAGGGCAAATCTCTCCAATAGAAATTGACGAAATTTTTTGAATTATTTCGCAACGAATTATATTTTACATTATTAAATAGGCCAAGAATCGTCAAAATGAATTCAGTTAGTCAGAGTAGATTTTAGAAACTAAACGTATGTAAAACATACAGAGTTAATTATTCAGCAAGATTCATATCTAATACTATGCTTAAAAACTTAAATTTGGGGATTAATAGCAAATCAAAAGAATACATCTTATCACTTGCTCATCCTTTGCAATCCCTTTCCCACCCAAGTAACCATCGAAAAAAAAGTAACAATCATTTTTAAGCAAAGCTTTATTTAAATTTTAACTATCATTAAGTGAAATCCGAATAAAAGCCACTCCAACTTCCCAATTCTTGCTAACTATCGCGAATATTGATAACTAAGTATTTTATACCTTGAAATCAGACAACTTTACACCAACGGAAACGCATATTAGTTGTTATGTGAATTAACATTGACGTTTCAAGTTGTGGGCGCACATTTCCGGCTATCCGCTCCAATCTTTGCTTACGCAAAGGATTTCCGCTACTATCCGGGGCGCAAAATATAAAAAATTGTTTCCTTTATAAAGCAATGCTGAATAAAATACAATTTCTATGAAATTCATTCAATTCAGTATTCTAACTATCGTAAGTTTATCTTTTTTAGTATGTTCAAGTTTACCTAAAAAGGAAAATCCAACCTACAATGGTTGTTCATTAAAATTTAAAGTAATAGAATTAGAATATACCAAAGATCGTAAACACCATTTAGTCTTTGAAGACAATAGGATCAAGGTTGGTGGAGTGATTTACGATGATTTATCTTCAGTCTTTGATGACTGGATCCGTGCTAAAAAAAATGGAAAATATGGATTTATTGATCTCAAAGATAAAGTTGTTATGGATTTCGAATTTTCTCTGGTTGGAGACTTTAATGAAGGTTATGCCGTTTTTAGAGCAGGCGAGGATCGAAAAGATCCAAGAGGATTTGTAGACAAAAAAGGAGATTTATTAGGAAATCAATATTATGATATGACCTATCTATTTCAAAATGGATTGGCTGGCGTAGAAATTAATAAGAAATATGGATTCATTGATAGAAACGGAAAAGTTGTCATCCCGATCAAATATGATTTTATAACAGGAATTATTGATGGATGGGGAATATTCAAAAGAGAGGAACACCAAGGCCTACTCAACAGCAAGGGCCAAGAAAAAATGTTCATTCATGATAAATACGAACTTCGAGGATACTATTATGAAGGAACAATCGTATACAAATACTTAAAAAAAGAAGGAATCATGGATTCAAACTTCAAAGAAATTACTCCGCCAAACTTTGATTATATTGGTAATTTCCATGAAGGTTTAGTTAGATTTAAAATTGGCAATAAATGGGGATTTTTAGATAAAAATGGAAAGATTGTAATAGAGCCAAAATTTGATTCTGAATATGATTTTAGCGAAGGATACGCATCCGTTTCCATTGGGGAAAAGTATGGAATCATTAACCCAAAAGGTGAATACCTGATTGAACCTAAGTTTTCCTATATCTCTTCTTTTCATGAAGGCCTTGCAGTTGTGGAGGAAGACGGAAAAAAAGGTTTTATAAATAAAAATGCAGAATGGGTAGTACCTCCCGTTTTTGATAAATTAAATTCTTACAAAGATGGAGTTTTTACTTTTGCCATTGAAGAGAAATGGGGCTTTGTCAATTTAAGGAACTGTAAGAACTAATGAAAAAAATATATTGGATCATTTTGTATCTAGTTTCCGTTTCAATCCTGTTTGCAAATCCTGCAAAACTCATTGAATTCAAATCAATTGGATTTTCGATAGAAAAACCAAATACATGGGAAGAAGTAACATCAGAAGAGTTTCTTGATAGCAAAAACCGTGTTTATTTGGATTCAAAAACCTTAACCAAATTATTACACGAAAGTAGAGAAGTTCCATTGTTCTCAATTCGGAAGGGAGACCCTGAAATTGAAAAATATCTCACGACAATCAATATCAAAGCTCAGAAAAGCGATTTAGAATTTAACAATATACCGGCTGACTTACGCACATATCTATTTAGACTTTCATTAGTATTAAAAAATTTTGATTACATTGTTGAACCTAAAACTGTTAGAATTAACGGCAACTTGGCAGGATATGCCTTATTTTCCCATTCCATCTTAGACGAGGAAAACAACGAAACTAAAGTAGTTTCAGCATTTTGGATTTTCCCAATGAAAGACCATATTTATTTAGTGGGATCTGGATTTTTATATGAAGATTTTGAATCATTTTTGGATGAAATCAAACAGATTGTGGGAACTATAAAATTTTCAAAACGCTAAAAAAACATATTTAGTTTTATATATGACTCCCATTGCCATTACCTCATCTCTCTTACTTCTTTTCCTCGCAGCCATCCACGTCTATTGGGGTTTTGGGGGACTTTGGCCAGGGAAAAACAAACAAGAATTAATTGACTTAGTCTTCGGAAAAGGAGATAGATTTCCAGCACCGTTCATGTGTTTGTTAGTTGCTATCTTTCTATTTTTTTTCTCCTTGTTACCTATTCTATGGATTTTGAAGACTAAACTATCATTAGATGGCAAAATGATCTTTAGATTAAGAATTCTTTTGACAATTGTATCATTGATTTTTTTATTACGAGGATTACTTGCTTATTTTCCATTCATCACAAAACAATGGAAACCTATATTTGTCTATTACACAAAACGAATTTACAATCCATTATGTATTTCCATTGGACTAGTTCTACTAATTCAAATTTTAATTTAAAAAATATTTAAATATGAAGATTCTAAAATAGAAGGACAAAATGTACCTTTAGATTTTGAATCTATAATTAACACAGAGTTAGACGGCGCAGAAAATGGAATTCCATAAATCTTTCCATTGGATGCCAGTGTTCCACCGTTCCATTTATTAGTTCCAACTAAACCTGCAAGTGTTGAAGTATTTGCTGTTTGATTCATTGGATCTAATATGAGAATTTCTTCGCTTGATGCTGGAATTCCGTAGATTTTGCCACTTGGCGCTAATACTCCACCAATCCATTTTGGATTAGTACCTATAATGCCGGAAATTGTAGTCGTATCGGCAGTGCCATTTATTGGATCAATGATAAGAACATTTGTCGCATTATACGGCATTCCGTAAATTTTACCATTAGGAGCCAGAACACCTGAAGACCACATAAACGACCCACTGAGACCTGTAATCGTAGAAGTGTTAGCTGTATTGGTTACAGGATCGATGATAAGAACACCATCAGACATATTATAAGGAATTCCATAAATTTTTCCATTAGGAGCCAAAACACCAGAGGACCATTTACTTGTAGCCACTCCTAAACCTGTGATGGTTGTCGTATTTGCTGTATTCGTAACAGGATCAATAATTAGAACACTGTCGCTTTCCGAAGGTATCCCATAAATTTTGCCATTGGGTGCCAGTACTCCACCATTCCATTTACTAGTTCCTGAACCTAAACCAGTGATCGTTGTCGTATTTGCTGTGTTGGTAACAGGATCAATAATAAGAACATTGGGACTCGAATAAGGAATTCCGTAGATTTTGCCATTGGGTGCAAGAACTCCGCCATTCCATTTATTGGTTCCAGTTAACCCAACAATAGATGTGGTATCAGCAGTATTCGTTATAGGGTCAATGATAAGGACTGTTGTTGCTTGATAAGGTATTGCATAAATTTTTCCATTGGGTGCAAGAACAGAACCTAACCATCGAAACGATGCAGAGGGAACCGTAATTGAAGTAGAATCAAAAGTAGGACTTCCTGTAGATCCTTGTTGTGATTGAAAATTTATTTCATCTAAAAATTTTTGCGAATTTTCAGTTTGAATTACTGAAGGATAATTTAGATCGCAAATATTCGTTGTTATTTTTATTCCGCAATGAGGAGAAAGATCACCTCTCCCTATTTTGACAATTAATGTTTCAAGAAAGGTATTAGAACTTGAATCACATGAATTTTCCAAATCAGCGGGTTTACATGTAAGAAGTACCAATAATATTCCCAATAAAATTTTCATTGTTCCGATATTTTTATATAAACCAAACAAGTGCTATCTTTTTTTAGAATCCCATCAAAAAAGTTAATTAAAAGAATACCATAAATTAGGATTTTGACTAATCAAAATAGGAAAGTTAAAATTTGAATGTTCAATTATTTCTTGCTATCTTTTAAAAATGCTTCAAGGTTGATTTTTATTTTGTAATCAATGGAACCATCAGACAAACATAACGAAAAAATGGCTCAAATGACTTTTGCCACAGTTTATCCACTGTATCTGACAAAGGTAATAAAAAAAGGTAGAACCAAAAAGGAATTGGATTTGGTAATTGAATGGTTAACTTCTTTTGATTCAAAAAAAATAAAAGAATTAATAGATGAGAAGGTTAACTTCCAAACATTCTTTGAGAAAGCAAAATTAAATAAAAATGCACATCTGATTACAGGTATGATTTGCGGATATCGAGTGGAAGAAATACAAAACCCTTTAACCCAAAAAGTCAGATACTTGGACAAATTGGTGGATGAATTAGCAAAGGGAAAGGCGATAGAAAAAATATTGCGAAATGTATAATTTAACTCCTTAAATTATATCTCTCCTTGACAATTCGAAATATGGATGATCTCCTGATTAAGTTCTAGTATTTAAATTCCTGTTAGGTTCCCTATGGCTGACGAAGAGACAAAAGATTTTTTTCGAAAGATCATTTTTACCAATGAAGAGATTTTAAAACTAAGAATGCTGCTTTATAGCTTAAAAATTCGAGCTTTAAATGCTCAAATTCTTTCGGCAAATTCGGGAGCTTTCGCTGCCAGTTATGGTGTTGTTTCTGCCGAAATCATTCATTTTAATCACAAAATACAAGAAGTAAACGAAAGACTAACGAAAGCCATTACGATCGTCATAAAAATGGCTAGTGAAATGCAAAAAATTGCCAAAGTATATCATCTTATGCATGCAGCAGTAGAAACATGCAAAACAAGAAAAGTAAACCCAATGCATTTTAAAAATATCGAATCGAGTTTACGTTACCGATTCGAAGAAAAAGAAATGTTAGATTCTCAGTTGAAAAAAGAATTTAATGCCATACATAACTTAGTGAAAAGTTCCACTAAGTTATGTATGGAAGGCAGGACAGTTTCTTTACAAACACGCATTGAGTCAGCATCCATAGTAGAAAACCAAAAACTTTTTTTAGCAGTGGCAGAAAGTTTTGATGGAGCACTCAATATTATCGAATCATCTTATCGTTATCTTGCAAAACTCTGGTAAACCATGAAAAAAATTCAAACTATCTATTCGGACAACGATCACAAATGGTCAGTAATTGCAAGAGATCCTTCCAAACCCAATTGGCTCATCGATACCAACGAATATCTAATAGAATCAAATGGAATGGGTCTACTCACAGATCCAGGTGGTAGCGAAATTTTTCCCGAAGTATTTTCTGCACTTGTAGAAGTATTTCCTGCATCACAAATTCAGAATATTTTTGCTTCTCATCAAGACCCAGATATAGTTTCGTCTATATCTCTTTGGCTAGAAGTCAACCCATCAATTCGTTGTTATGTGAGCTGGCTGTGGACAGGATTTTTACCACACTTTGGTGGAAATGCAGATACATTCATTCCTATGCCCGACGAAGGTATGGAAATCATACACCAAAACATCAAACTGAGATCCATACCTGCGCACTTTTTACATAGTGCTGGAAATTTAAATCTTTGGGATCCCAAGGCAAAAATCTTATTTAGTGGAGATGTAGGTGCCGCCTTACTTCCAGAAGACGAAACAGATTTGATTGTAAAAGATTTTGATAAACATGTTCGATTTATGGAAAAATTTCATAAACGTTGGATGGCATCTGAACAAGCAAAAATAGCTTGGTGTGAACGAATTTCCCATCTCAAACCAGATATGCTTTGTCCACAACACGGATCAGTGTTTCAAGGTCCCGACGTGGAACGATTTATCAACTGGTTTTCGGAATTAAAAATTGGAATGGATGCTTTGGCGCTTCCGAAACCATAAGTTGAGAACTTGGTGATTGGCCCCTCGCCCTTTCCTTTTTTCGGATTGGAAAATCTATAGAAAAGTTAAATTCCACTGAACCGCGCCTATATCGACTTTTCCCAAAAGAATCAGTTCCCCAGTAGTTTGGTTGATACTATATTGAATTAAATTTCCGCCGTTTGCAGCGACATAAGCAAATCGTCCCGTTGGATCAATGATCATAAATCGAATGCTACTATATGCAAAAGTAGTTACATTAGAAGAATAGGAAATTTTACCACTTTTGGAATCTACTGTATAACAAGAAATTGTATCTTCATTGATATGAACTAAATAAAGAAAACTTCCACTGGGATGAATTGCAGTACTATTGATACTTTTACCATGAAAAACAGAATCCACGATACTCATGCTGCCCGTATTTTTATCAAAACTTAATACTGTAACTGCAGGAAAGGATCCAACATATATATATTTGCCATTGGGGTGAGTTGTTATATGACCGGATCCATCATTGGGAAAAGATGGACTTATGTTAACTTGTGATAAACTTCCATCAGCATAGTTGATTCGAAATGAAGTGACCTCTGTTACAGAAGGATTCATAAAAAATATAAAATTTCCATTTCTTGAAATTTGAATTTGTGAATGTACAATGGAAGTGTTATAAAAATTAAGAAAACTAAGAGTACCATCTCCGTTAATTGCAAAGGCGTGGATGGATTGAGTGCCTTCAGAAGCCAAATACAAATACTTTCCATCTGGAGTGATCACAAGGTTGCGAGGACTATTTCCAGCTGCTGCTGTGGTTGGAGAATTTTGAGTCAAAGCCCCTGTCGTTTGGTTGATTAAATGTTGCGAGATCGTGTTGCCATAAAAATCACCAGTATACAAAAATTTACCTGATGGCTCCACTCCAATCCCAGTCGGTCCATTTCCAGTTGGAAAAGAAGCATAATGGGACAACAAACCTGTTGTGTGATTCATAGTGAGAAAGGCAACCGATGAGTTTAGATCTAAACTTGTATAAACGTAACCTGTAAAAACTGTAATATCACAGTCAGCTTTTGCCCTTCCATCAGCTGAGGTAGCAGTGATAATTACCTTTCCATTGCCGATACTTTGTACAAATCCATTAGCATCCACAGTAGCTACTGTGTTATTGCTACTAGACCATTGGAATGATGAATCGACTTGTGATCCGAAAATATAATATTTTGCTTCTAACTGTAAACTTTCCCCTTTCCGAATTCCGGCCCAATTGCGATTTAACTCTACAGAGGATTCCGCATTTGCTAGTAAAGCCCAAAGAGCCAGTAATGAATTCGAAGAGGATTTTTTTTCTGGAAAAAGAAGATCATGAACAATAGGATTGAGAAGACAGGCATTAAAAGAAAAAATACAAAGAAATAAAGATAAAACTTTTTGGAATTTATAGAACGACGGAAGATTCAATCGATGTAAACGATCTGTTTTCATAGGAACCAACAAACATAAGTAAAGCGGATACTAGAAAATGTCATTCCAAAAATATAAATGTGACAAGAAATCAATTGAATTTTGTTCAATGCCAGCGCCAGGGATTGTAGTGGAAATCGAAGCGAAGCGGAGATTGAAACGAAAAGCCCGGTCGTGCCAAGTATAGATTGGGTTATAACAAAAAATTCGAGGCGCCCCAATTTGAATAAAGATGGCAAATTTGTGGATTAAAATGAACTTTAAAGAATCAATGAAAGTCTGAGAAGAGTAGGATTTTATTAAAGGAAAAACTTTATGCCAAATACAAAAACACTTTCATCCAATGATTGGCTTTCGATCTCTTCCTTTTTAGTTTTAGTCTTTGCTTTGTTAGCTCCTATTGGCGAAGGACTTCTCATTGTATTCGCCGTTGTTTTTTTAGCCGTTGGAATTTCAAGTGCAGTTCATAGTGCAGAAGTCATTGCTGAACGCGTAGGTCCATCACTCGGAACTTTGATTTTGGCAATCTCAGTAACAGTGATTGAAGTAGCATTGATAGTCAGCTTAATGAGTAATGACACTGCTGACTCACCGCAAATCGCAAGAGATACAGTTTTTGCAGCTTTAATGATTGTCACAAATGGAATTATTGGTATCTGTATTTTGTTAGGTGGACTAAAACATAAAGAATTGGGTTTTCAATCAGTAGGGACAACGGCCTTACTGGGAGTCCTTGCCGTACTGTCCACTCTTACGTTAATTTTACCATTATACACTACAACCACTAACAAAGGAACTTACAGTGCAGGACAACTAATATTTGTATCTTTTGCATCACTGGTTTTGTATGGATCACTTGTTTGGTCACAAACAAAATCTCATAAGAACTTTTTTTCTGCAGGAGAAATTGAATCATCTTTAGAAGAAACATCCACAAACAGACCTTCTAAAAAACGAGCCATTACAAGTTTTATTTCACTTTTATTTTCACTTGTGGCTGTCGTAGGTTTATCAAAAATTCTTAGCCCTACCATAGAAAACACAATTTCTGCGTTAGGTGCACCAAAGGCGGTTGTGGGAATTGTCATTGCGATTCTTGTTCTTGCACCAGAAACATTGGCTGCCATGAATGCTGCAAAAATCAATGAACTTCAAACTAGTTTAAATTTGGCATTAGGATCTGGTGCTGCAAGTATTGCACTTACTATACCAGTAGTTAGCCTTTATTCATTATTATTCGATAAACCACTTACCCTTGGATTGGATTCCAAGGGTATTGTTTTTCTGATGGTAACATTTCTCGCAGGTAGTTTCACTTTCGGCTCAGGAAGAACCACATCACTTCATGGACTCATTCACTTAGTGATCATGGCATCCTTTTTGGCGATTTCACTGATGCCTTAGAATCTGAATTCAGAAAAGAAGTTTGGTCTAGGACCTTACTTCTATAAATACTTAGTTTGGATTCATCAACTTCCGCAAACAAGGCATCCTTCCTCCATCGAACATGACTCACCAACAAAATTAGAATCCACTTTATCTTTGTTATCCGGCAATGGTTGCTGTTGTAAATTTTTAGGATTCAAAATTTCTTCTCTAGCTTTTTCTACTGTGAATTGGATAGCTTGGGTTGCTGCCTTGGTTCGCAAATAATACATACCTGTTTTTAGGCCTTGTTTCCAAGCATAAAAGTGCATGGAGGAAAGTTTAGAAACTGTTGGATTTTCGACAAATAAGTTCAAAGATTGTGACTGGCAAATAAATGCACCACGATCTCTCGACATATCAATGAGAGATCGTTGTTTCATTTCCCAAACCGTTTTGTAAATTTCTTTGAGTTCATCCGGGATTGATGAAATAGATTGAATACTTCCGCCGGATGCAATAATTTTATTTTTCATTTCGGAATTCCAAATACCAAGTTCAATTAAATCGTTTAATAGATGTTTATTGACGATGATAAACTCACCACTAAGAACCCTTCTAGTATAAATGTTAGAAGTATATGGTTCGAAACATTCATTGTTTCCTAAAATTTGCGACGTGGAGGCTGTTGGCATTGGAGCAACAAGAAGTGAATTTCTTGCGCCGTATTGTATTACTTCTTTGCGTAGAGATTCAAAATCCCACCGCTCAGTAGGTTTCACATTCCATAAATCAAATTGAAAAATTCCTTTTGATAAAGGTGAACCAGGAAAACTTGGATACGGACCTTCTACTTTTGCTATGTCTTTACTCGCTGTCATTGCGGCAAAGTAGATAGTTTCAAAAATCTCAATATTTAGTTTTTTTGCCGCATCACTTTCATAAGGCATACGTAACAAAATAAAAACATCGGCAAGACCTTGAACGCCAATACCTATAGGGCGGTGTTTTAAATTGGAGTTTTTAGCTTCCGGTACTGGATAATAATTTTCATCAATAATTCGATTCAAATTGATTGTCATTTGATAAACAATTTCATATAATTTATCAAATAAAAAAATTCCATTTGCAACAAACTTTGGCAAGGCGACAGAAGCTAAATTACAAACTGCAACTTCCTCTGGGCTTGTATATTCTAAAATTTCAGTACAAAGATTACTGCTCTTTATAGTACCTAAATTTTTTTGATTACTTTTGGCATTAGCTGCATCTTTATATAATAAATAAGGAGTTCCTGTTTCAATTTGCGATTCCACAATGGCAAACCAAAGGTCTTGGGCTTTTACGGTAGAACGTGACCTTCCTTCTCTTTCGTATTGTTCATACAATTTTACAAATTCGTCTCCATAAACATCGGAAAGACCGGGGGCTTCATTGGGACAAAACAAACTCCAGTCTGCGCCTTCTTCTACTCGTTTCATAAATAAATCAGAAATCCAAAGTGCAAAGAATAAATCACGAGCCCGCATTTCTTCTTTTCCATGATTTTTCTTTAATTCTAAAAAAGGAAAAATATCAGCATGCCAAGGTTCCAAATAAACCGCGAATGCTCCTTTTCTTTTTCCACCACCTTGATCTACATAACGTGCAGTATCATTGAACACACGTAACATGGGAATAATTCCATTGCTAGTACCATTAGTACCACTTATATAGGATCCTGTAGCACGTATATTATGAATAGAAATTCCTATTCCACCAGCGCTCTGGGAAATTTTTGCGGTTTGTTTGAGAGTATCATAAATTCCATCAATACTATCATCCTTCATTGTCAAAAGGAAACAACTGCTCATTTGCGGTTTTGGAGTACCTGCATTAAAAAGTGTAGGTGTTGCATGCGTAAACCAACGTTCGCTCATCAGGTCATAAGTTTTAATTACATCATTAATTCTCTCTTTATGAATACCAATGGCAACTCTCATGTACATGTGTTGGGGCCGCTCTAAGATTTTTCCGTCAAGACGTAACAAATAAGATTTTTCTAAAGTCCTAAACCCAAAATAATCAAA contains:
- a CDS encoding WG repeat-containing protein codes for the protein MKFIQFSILTIVSLSFLVCSSLPKKENPTYNGCSLKFKVIELEYTKDRKHHLVFEDNRIKVGGVIYDDLSSVFDDWIRAKKNGKYGFIDLKDKVVMDFEFSLVGDFNEGYAVFRAGEDRKDPRGFVDKKGDLLGNQYYDMTYLFQNGLAGVEINKKYGFIDRNGKVVIPIKYDFITGIIDGWGIFKREEHQGLLNSKGQEKMFIHDKYELRGYYYEGTIVYKYLKKEGIMDSNFKEITPPNFDYIGNFHEGLVRFKIGNKWGFLDKNGKIVIEPKFDSEYDFSEGYASVSIGEKYGIINPKGEYLIEPKFSYISSFHEGLAVVEEDGKKGFINKNAEWVVPPVFDKLNSYKDGVFTFAIEEKWGFVNLRNCKN
- a CDS encoding DUF3995 domain-containing protein; translation: MTPIAITSSLLLLFLAAIHVYWGFGGLWPGKNKQELIDLVFGKGDRFPAPFMCLLVAIFLFFFSLLPILWILKTKLSLDGKMIFRLRILLTIVSLIFLLRGLLAYFPFITKQWKPIFVYYTKRIYNPLCISIGLVLLIQILI
- a CDS encoding DUF2200 domain-containing protein gives rise to the protein MEPSDKHNEKMAQMTFATVYPLYLTKVIKKGRTKKELDLVIEWLTSFDSKKIKELIDEKVNFQTFFEKAKLNKNAHLITGMICGYRVEEIQNPLTQKVRYLDKLVDELAKGKAIEKILRNV
- a CDS encoding MBL fold metallo-hydrolase → MKKIQTIYSDNDHKWSVIARDPSKPNWLIDTNEYLIESNGMGLLTDPGGSEIFPEVFSALVEVFPASQIQNIFASHQDPDIVSSISLWLEVNPSIRCYVSWLWTGFLPHFGGNADTFIPMPDEGMEIIHQNIKLRSIPAHFLHSAGNLNLWDPKAKILFSGDVGAALLPEDETDLIVKDFDKHVRFMEKFHKRWMASEQAKIAWCERISHLKPDMLCPQHGSVFQGPDVERFINWFSELKIGMDALALPKP
- a CDS encoding beta-propeller fold lactonase family protein, yielding MKTDRLHRLNLPSFYKFQKVLSLFLCIFSFNACLLNPIVHDLLFPEKKSSSNSLLALWALLANAESSVELNRNWAGIRKGESLQLEAKYYIFGSQVDSSFQWSSSNNTVATVDANGFVQSIGNGKVIITATSADGRAKADCDITVFTGYVYTSLDLNSSVAFLTMNHTTGLLSHYASFPTGNGPTGIGVEPSGKFLYTGDFYGNTISQHLINQTTGALTQNSPTTAAAGNSPRNLVITPDGKYLYLASEGTQSIHAFAINGDGTLSFLNFYNTSIVHSQIQISRNGNFIFFMNPSVTEVTSFRINYADGSLSQVNISPSFPNDGSGHITTHPNGKYIYVGSFPAVTVLSFDKNTGSMSIVDSVFHGKSINSTAIHPSGSFLYLVHINEDTISCYTVDSKSGKISYSSNVTTFAYSSIRFMIIDPTGRFAYVAANGGNLIQYSINQTTGELILLGKVDIGAVQWNLTFL
- a CDS encoding calcium:proton antiporter, with protein sequence MPNTKTLSSNDWLSISSFLVLVFALLAPIGEGLLIVFAVVFLAVGISSAVHSAEVIAERVGPSLGTLILAISVTVIEVALIVSLMSNDTADSPQIARDTVFAALMIVTNGIIGICILLGGLKHKELGFQSVGTTALLGVLAVLSTLTLILPLYTTTTNKGTYSAGQLIFVSFASLVLYGSLVWSQTKSHKNFFSAGEIESSLEETSTNRPSKKRAITSFISLLFSLVAVVGLSKILSPTIENTISALGAPKAVVGIVIAILVLAPETLAAMNAAKINELQTSLNLALGSGAASIALTIPVVSLYSLLFDKPLTLGLDSKGIVFLMVTFLAGSFTFGSGRTTSLHGLIHLVIMASFLAISLMP
- a CDS encoding ribonucleoside-diphosphate reductase subunit alpha, whose protein sequence is MFVIKRNGKKESVKFDKVTARIEKLSYGLSRLVSPIDVAKKVIEGIYDGVSTSELDNLASEIAASLTTKHPDYALLASRIAVSNLHKNTTKSFSETMEQLYSYIDPKTKKWMPLIAEDVWEVVKTYSEILDSSIIYDRDFGFDYFGFRTLEKSYLLRLDGKILERPQHMYMRVAIGIHKERINDVIKTYDLMSERWFTHATPTLFNAGTPKPQMSSCFLLTMKDDSIDGIYDTLKQTAKISQSAGGIGISIHNIRATGSYISGTNGTSNGIIPMLRVFNDTARYVDQGGGKRKGAFAVYLEPWHADIFPFLELKKNHGKEEMRARDLFFALWISDLFMKRVEEGADWSLFCPNEAPGLSDVYGDEFVKLYEQYEREGRSRSTVKAQDLWFAIVESQIETGTPYLLYKDAANAKSNQKNLGTIKSSNLCTEILEYTSPEEVAVCNLASVALPKFVANGIFLFDKLYEIVYQMTINLNRIIDENYYPVPEAKNSNLKHRPIGIGVQGLADVFILLRMPYESDAAKKLNIEIFETIYFAAMTASKDIAKVEGPYPSFPGSPLSKGIFQFDLWNVKPTERWDFESLRKEVIQYGARNSLLVAPMPTASTSQILGNNECFEPYTSNIYTRRVLSGEFIIVNKHLLNDLIELGIWNSEMKNKIIASGGSIQSISSIPDELKEIYKTVWEMKQRSLIDMSRDRGAFICQSQSLNLFVENPTVSKLSSMHFYAWKQGLKTGMYYLRTKAATQAIQFTVEKAREEILNPKNLQQQPLPDNKDKVDSNFVGESCSMEEGCLVCGS